The genomic region GACACCTATCAGAAATCATGAATTTTTATTAGCTTCCAGTTTTTGACTTATATGTTGATATATTTCCTTAGTTACTCCAACATTCCTAATAAAATCGTTAGAATACCTTATATCTCCCCTTTGTGGGTTGTCTTGTCTCATGACGTACATGCAGATGGCGGTTATGATCATGAGGGGGTCGGTTTTCCTACCTTTACCTCCACGGTAAAGTTTACGAAAATCAGCCTTGCATATAATCTCTCTGGCACGGTCTTTTTGACCTCCACCAACTGGTTTCATAACTTCCTCTCCTTCTTCCAGTTTAGTTAAGACCAATGTTGGGCTGTGACCGGTCATCATGAAATTACTAGCAACAACACTTAGCATGGCTAGTTTTTCCTTGACACGGAAATCATCTTTGGCAGTTTTCTCATCATACGACTTGTAACGTTCGTATTTTTTAATTTTCTTTTCAAGTCTGGCGATTTTGGTATTATCGTCCAAAAATATGTGTTTTCGTTTAATCAAATTCTTCGCCTGGTATTTTTTTTGCAATTACCCGAAATGTACTTTTAGATTCTAACTGCAACACCCATTTTCTTCAAGTACTCCTTGACAACAGGCACAGGATACTCATCAAAGTGGAAGATGCTGGCAGCTAAAGCGGCATCTGCTTTACCTTCACTGAGTACTTGATGGATGTGTTCTGGTGTTCCACCACCACCCGAAGCAATTAGGGGAATATCCAGCATTTCGCTCATGGCCTGGTTCAGGGGTATGTCGTAACCATCTTTGGTCCCGTCCCGGTCCATGCTGGTGAGGAGTATTTCCCCGGCGCCACGTTTTTGGCACTCCATAGCCCAATTTATAGCATCTATTCCAGTAAATTCTCTACCTCCGTATATACTGCAATCATACCAGCAGTATCCCTCTGATGTTTCAATGATTACATGATTATCAGATTCTTGGGGGTCATCCACGTAATGTCGTTTGGCATCTATTCCAATAACACAAGCTTGACTACCCACCACCTTGGAAGCCTCGTTGATAAGGTCGGGATTCTGTATGGCTGCTGTGTTAGTGGAACATTTATCTGCACCGGCTTTGAGCATGTTTACATAGTCTTTGGGTTTACGGATACCCCCACCCACACATATAGGCACGAAAACATTCTCTGTGGTGGCTTTTATAACATCAATCATGGTATTTCTTCTCTCGTGGGAGGCGGTTATGTCCAGGAATATTATTTCATCTGCACCATCTTCGTAGTATTTGGTGGCCAAGGCAACTGGTTCTCCGGCGTACTGGATTTGCTCGAATTCAACTCCTTTAACTACACGTCCATGGGGAACGTTGAGGTCGCAGTCCAGACAGGGTATGATACGTTTTGCCAACATAATAGTTCCTATAATAAAATTTTTTAGGAAGGGTAATATTTGATTCAGATTAAATTTACAACACCTATTACAACTAATTTTTTTGGATTTAGTGACATTTAAAAACTATCACTAAGAAGTGGGCATGAATTATTCACATAATGCACTAGAATGGGTTAAAAATTCAAATACCTTGCTAATTACTTTCATTTCTACTTCAAAACTGGATGGTGTGAAAAAATGACCCCATTTATTCTGTGTAATGCTTTGTCCAGGTTTTCCTGATTTGAAGGGATGGTAACAGCAGGGGGATACGAAACACATTTAATAGGGGTCAGACATTGATAATTAACCCCTAATGAAGGGATTTAGCAGAAATCATAACCACAACCAGGTATGTTGCCACCGATATGGATGAACACTAAATTGCTGGTTGAATGAAGATTTTTAAAAATAATCACTGTAACAGAACTATTTAAAGTGGGGATTGTTGAACTGGACTTTCCAGAGTAAACAAGTATCATATATTCTATTGACTAATAGTGCGAAGAATCAGTAGCTGGAGAAAACACTGTGAAAAATGATGAAATAGTCTGTTTTCCCAGTTTTAATAAATTCCAGTGTTACCAGATTAAAATCGGTTATTTTCTTTTTAAAATTATTCGTTAATTTTTTTTATGATTCACCGCAGAGGGGATGTTCATATTTTTAATTAAAACTAAGAATAATTTTATAAGTGAAAAGCACCTTACAAGTAACTTGCCTATTATGGTATGTATTTTTATGGGGCCTGTAGTCTAGCCTGGAATATGACGTGGGACTTCGGATCCCAAGGTCGGGGGTTCAAATCCCCCCAGGTCCGCTCATTTTATCAAACTTTTCATTCCTCTGACTTTTTTCCAAAGTTACTCAAATATCCGTCAGCTGTCTTTGGTATTTTTTTTCCTTCAGATTCGTGATTATGATTTTTTTCATTTTGACTTTTTGTTTTGTACT from Methanobacterium sp. harbors:
- the hisF gene encoding imidazole glycerol phosphate synthase subunit HisF, with amino-acid sequence MLAKRIIPCLDCDLNVPHGRVVKGVEFEQIQYAGEPVALATKYYEDGADEIIFLDITASHERRNTMIDVIKATTENVFVPICVGGGIRKPKDYVNMLKAGADKCSTNTAAIQNPDLINEASKVVGSQACVIGIDAKRHYVDDPQESDNHVIIETSEGYCWYDCSIYGGREFTGIDAINWAMECQKRGAGEILLTSMDRDGTKDGYDIPLNQAMSEMLDIPLIASGGGGTPEHIHQVLSEGKADAALAASIFHFDEYPVPVVKEYLKKMGVAVRI